The Henckelia pumila isolate YLH828 chromosome 2, ASM3356847v2, whole genome shotgun sequence genome includes a window with the following:
- the LOC140882922 gene encoding pentatricopeptide repeat-containing protein At5g14080 yields the protein MRRSATELATVISRALISSSDHKVSSRPWTPVLEQTLHRLGCRESLSPTLVARVIDPFLLHHHFLAFGFFNWASQQPGFSHTTVTYRSVLKSLSISRQFNSIDKVLKQVRVHKVPLEPSVYGSIIASFVAGKKTHLAFTVFREYVSDISLMGPEICNSLLAALASEESMNSARQVFDEMIRADVGLSTLGFGVFVWSVSRKNGLEEVLSLLDEVRKVDFSGINGSVIALLVVHGLCTEFKGRDVVHALEELRKRECKPDFMAYRVAAEMLREMGSVADVHMLLKKKRKLGVAPRCNDYKEFIFLLVSERLICEAKELGEVIVDGNFPIEDDVLNVLIGSVSSVDPLRAVSFLKFMLEKGKMPTLLTLTNLSENLGKHEKGDELVDIFQLLSGKEYFTSFESYSTMVSLLCKAKRVKEAYSVLQEMKKKGFCPDVSSYNLLLEACCREDLVRPAKRLWDEMFTSGCCGNLETYNILIRKFSEIGQIEDACHMFYHMFGKGLDPDATAYLFLLEGLCRAKDLEKALEVFNKSVEQDATLAATLLNTFILCLCRDGFYHQASKLLCDLICNVKCLESHVTLLTYLANNGEPALATEHITWVAYNSQVLLHAIQTELSASLSSASNSDPVLWLLREMIKISKGVPRNELPPVKINSLLHVK from the exons ATGAGGCGTTCGGCTACTGAGTTGGCGACTGTGATAAGCCGCGCGCTTATCAGTTCCTCCGATCACAAGGTGTCGTCGCGGCCGTGGACTCCCGTTCTGGAGCAAACCCTCCACAGACTCGGTTGCCGGGAATCACTCAGCCCGACGCTGGTGGCAAGGGTCATCGACCCTTTTCTCCTACATCACCACTTTCTTGCGTTCGGATTCTTCAACTGGGCCTCCCAACAGCCGGGGTTCTCTCACACCACCGTCACTTACCGATCAGTCCTCAAGTCCCTCTCCATTTCCCGGCAATTCAATTCAATCGACAAGGTTTTGAAGCAGGTCAGAGTTCACAAGGTCCCTCTTGAGCCGTCTGTTTATGGCTCGATCATCGCTTCGTTTGTTGCGGGGAAGAAAACCCATTTGGCATTTACGGTTTTCCGCGAGTATGTTTCCGACATTTCGTTGATGGGACCAGAAATTTGCAACTCACTTCTTGCGGCTCTAGCTTCTGAAGAGAGTATGAATAGCGCACGACAGGTGTTTGATGAAATGATTCGTGCAGATGTTGGATTGAGTACTCTCGGTTTTGGTGTTTTCGTGTGGTCGGTTTCTAGGAAAAATGGATTGGAGGAGGTTTTAAGTTTGTTGGATGAAGTCAGAAAGGTTGATTTTTCAGGTATTAATGGGTCAGTTATTGCATTGTTGGTGGTTCATGGACTGTGCACAGAGTTTAAAGGTAGAGATGTGGTGCATGCTTTGGAAGAGTTGAGGAAAAGAGAGTGTAAGCCTGATTTTATGGCTTACAGGGTTGCTGCTGAGATGTTGCGTGAGATGGGAAGTGTGGCAGATGTACATATGCTTTTAAAGAAGAAACGTAAATTAGGAGTGGCTCCAAGGTGTAATGACTACAAAGAATTTATTTTTCTGTTGGTTTCAGAAAGGCTGATATGCGAAGCAAAGGAATTGGGGGAAGTGATTGTAGATGGGAACTTTCCGATCGAGGATGATGTCCTCAATGTGTTAATAGGATCTGTATCAAGTGTCGACCCTCTGCGTGCTGTCTCGTTTTTAAAGTTCATGCTTGAGAAAGGAAAAATGCCAACTTTACTTACCTTGACGAACTTGAGTGAGAATCTTGGTAAGCATGAAAAAGGAgatgaattggttgatattTTCCAACTCTTGTCGGGAAAAGAGTATTTCACGAGTTTTGAGAGTTACAGTACTATGGTCTCCCTCCTGTGCAAGGCTAAGAGGGTTAAAGAAGCTTATTCAGTTCTGCAGGAGATGAAGAAGAAAGGCTTTTGCCCAGATGTTTCATCTTATAATTTGCTTCTTGAAGCGTGCTGCAGGGAGGATCTAGTGCGTCCTGCTAAACGCCTATGGGACGAGATGTTTACTAGTGGTTGTTGTGGTAATCTGGAAACTTATAATATTCTGATTCGAAAGTTCTCAGAAATTGGCCAGATTGAAGATGCGTGTCACATGTTCTACCACATGTTTGGAAAAGGGCTGGATCCTGATGCTACAGCCTACTTGTTCCTGCTCGAAGGCCTTTGCCGGGCAAAAGATCTTGAAAAAGCTCTTGAAGTCTTCAACAAGTCAGTTGAACAGGATGCGACACTCGCGGCTACCTTACTGAATACGTTTATTCTCTGCCTTTGTAGAGATG GTTTTTATCATCAAGCGTCTAAGTTACTGTGTGATCTCATTTGTAATGTGAAATGTTTAGAGTCCCATGTGACTTTGTTGACATACTTGGCCAACAATGGAGAGCCTGCATTGGCAACGGAACACATAACATGGGTTGCATATAACTCGCAGGTTTTACTCCATGCTATTCAAACCGAACTATCAGCATCACTTTCATCTGCATCAAATTCAGATCCAGTCCTATGGTTGTTAAGGGAAATGATCAAAATTTCCAAGGGTGTGCCGAGAAACGAATTGCCCCCAGTCAAGATTAATTCTTTGCTTCATGTAAAATGA